A genomic window from Salvia hispanica cultivar TCC Black 2014 chromosome 5, UniMelb_Shisp_WGS_1.0, whole genome shotgun sequence includes:
- the LOC125189383 gene encoding dirigent protein 21-like, with product YIFSITFIISFLFLARAIRVANKESWSKKVANLATENAAVLHFYVQDFRAGGGPNATVYMVATSSISETSPTDFGEIHVCDDLLTTGPGLDSEIIGKVQGLTISTDFQVSGEAMYLNFYFTTGEYAGSSLTMLGRNEVMNEEREMPVVGGTGVFRLAHGYALSSTYSYDVERLYAVMEYTLYVSYVGKLDLHLVRSSFKSI from the coding sequence tatatatttagtatcacattcataatttcatttttattcctAGCTAGGGCAATTAGGGTTGCCAATAAAGAATCGTGGTCCAAAAAAGTAGCCAACCTTGCCACCGAGAACGCCGCTGTGCTCCACTTCTACGTCCAAGATTTCCGGGCCGGTGGTGGCCCGAACGCCACTGTCTACATGGTGGCAACATCCTCCATTTCCGAGACCTCCCCGACCGACTTTGGGGAGATCCACGTGTGCGATGACCTCCTAACCACGGGCCCCGGCCTCGACTCGGAGATCATCGGAAAAGTGCAAGGGCTCACAATATCCACCGACTTCCAAGTCTCCGGCGAGGCGATGTATCTCAACTTCTACTTCACAACGGGAGAGTATGCCGGCAGCTCGCTCACGATGCTCGGCCGCAATGAGGTGATGAACGAGGAGAGGGAGATGCCGGTGGTTGGTGGCACGGGAGTTTTCCGGCTGGCCCATGGCTATGCGCTCTCATCGACGTATTCCTACGACGTCGAGAGGCTCTACGCTGTTATGGAATACACTCTTTATGTGAGCTACGTCGGAAAATTGGACTTGCACTTGGTGAGATCATCATTCAAATCAATTTAG